TAAAAGGATCATGGCCAAGTAGGCCATAGATGAACCAGGAAGTGCCACACAGGAACACAAAAAGTGACAAGAAAAATGGCATGAACTCTACACTCTTAGTTTTAATCACCAACCTCTGCTTATATGaacccaaaaaagaaaaaaaagatctCATTAGTATCTAAATATTATTGGGTAAAAAAAAAGGGGAAGAAATTGGGAAAATGAGGGATTTGACTTACCATGATGGACAGAGGTGAGCCATACATGATAATAGAGAAAATGGTGGCAGCGAGGCCACAGAAGAGCTTCCTGGTGTTGCCGTGCAGGGCAAACAGGGACACAAAGGCCACAATGGCAAAAATACTGAGCACCAGCGTAAGGAGGCCTAGGATTTTGCCCTTCTCCTTCCTTGGTGCATAGATAATGAAGATCAACACATATACGGCTTCAATTGCTGCCCCTGTCCCATTAATTGTTGACACCAGAAGATTGTTCTTTGACACAAATGGCAGACCATACctgtcaaaataaataaataaaccggTGATTGTTTAGGAAAAAAAACTTGTGGGTCaaatgaaaagtaacaaaatatttAGAGAATAAACATTTTTTTTCATGGACAACTGAAAATGGGCAAAAGAACAGAAACAGGATAAACCAAGAACACTATCCCAACCCTGAACACTAATTTTATCTTCTCGGATGTTCTTGAAAAGTTGTTCTATGTGGATGGATAGCGAAATTAGGCAAGGGATGATTATGCTTTTTGGGCCATtggtgattgaaaaaaaaaaactcataataTTAGCAGTGAATTTCAAAGAACAATATCATTACAAGAATACCCTCTTCAAGATGGCCAAAAGACGGTAAAGAGAAGCTTAAAGTGGCAAACATTGGAGGACAGAAAGATAAAATAAAGTGAAAAAGCAGTAGTCATACTCAATCTGGTGTCGACTTTGATATCATATTTGATAAAATGAATCGAATGTAACTCTAAATTGCCTAAATTATATAAAAAGCACTTTTATTGGATATCCGCAGACGTGGGACTTTAACAAACATACCAGGCGGAAAGGAGACAGTTGAGCATTGTCATCACGTATGGGATGCCTGAAAACTGTTCTGTGTACTTGCTTCTTATGATTCTCCTGAATGTAATCCTGTCAAGGAATTGTAATCCATAACTATAGCTTTAGTTTTCAAAAATCGgcaattcaagaaaaaaaaatctgtACAAACACTTAACAGTGtcggaaattgaaaggaaaaacaAGAAACATCAGATACAGAGAAAGGGAAAGCTCTTTACGTTGGAGCCAAGAAGAGGAACAAGGCAGTGGCATTTCCTGCGACAGATTACAAGCAAGAGAGAACCCATTAACTCCAAAATCAAGAAACAGAATTATAAAAGAAGAAAGCAGGTGAAAAACTCACCAAAAACACCAAACAAGAAGTGGAGAACATCCATTGTCAGCAAGATTGAAAGAAAAAATTCTTCAAAAGGAAGAGAGAGAAGGCAAAGACAATTAACAAAAATTTTCTTATAAGAAGAACCAAAGTGCAAGTGCAGAGGTTGGTTCACAAATGGAGATGCGATGAGTGGAAGAAGGAAGAGGGAAATTGCAATGGGTTATatagaagaaaaaaggaaaataacCGATGAATTTTAATTTGCTTGTTATTCAATTGCTTTGGTAATTCGGGCGAGGTCTGTGAATTGTGGGCTAACAGACATGAATAGGCACGACGTCTTGAGGTGAAAGTGATGCTTCTTTATCCAAAACTAGTGATAAAATCTTTAAATTATATCCAAAATCATATCCTACTTGTTTGAAATTTGTTTTTATTAGTATTCAAATCAATATTTAACTATCATTAAACATCCTGTatcctttgaaaaaaaaaaaatctcttttaTTCAGATAAAATTTTCACTTTTATATACATTCATAAGTATCCTAACAATATAGATTTAAGATGATTCTATGGATTGAATTCACCAATATAGATAAGCCATCACATCAAAAAGTCAGTTATTGAGTTCAAATAGAAGATCTTTTTTAACTGAATAAATCTCACTTATCAACAGAATCAACTCCTAAAGAGCATCCTCTATCttttttaagaatatatatatcaatcaaatatgaattttaatttaattaaattaaaattatttcaattatatatatatatatatttaactatACAGTAATTACACCTCTTATTTAATCATCAGCCATTTTGAACaccaaattaaaacatattataaaaatgttttgaattaggatatataatttttttaattcatttttctctaattttattataaataattgtatatcttaatttataatattttaaaatatttattaatttctttaaGGGTGTTCAAGAAGTGTGATAAATTAAAAGGTCTAGTTACCGTATAGTTACACCTAAATCCAACTACACCAGAATCCGCGGAATGAAGAATTAGTTTAAAAATAAGGCTTTTGTGATATTCTTGATTTaggtattattattaattaagtttttttttttttttaacagtttAGAGACAAAGAATTTAGCATAACTGCGAGGATTGTATAGGATGCGTGCAAGAACAATTCACTCATTTGAAATTTGGTGTTCAGTTCataaacactttttttttttaataaagtgtagagttttcattaataaaaacagaatataaatttaaattacaaaatttcataatattCTAATATTACATTAAAAAATATAAGATAAATCACTTATATAAAATATAACAACAAATTTGAGTTGACCGTTCAATGAAAAGTACATTCCACTTAATAGCAATATAACACTTCATTCAGTGGTAATTTTAGAAATAatcaaattttgataatttcattaGAGAAAATTTTGTACTTCTTATCATTACACTTTTAcctaaataacaaaataaaacacCTAACAACTACatgataaacaaaaaaaaaagatcatCACAAATAGAAGAGAGGACAACAAATCCTCCCTAAGGAGGAGAACACAAAACTCAGTTCGATTAACAAAAATAGACTGAATACAAATACTATCAGTTTTAAAAGTATACAAATATGGATATTATTGGtagaaattcaaaataaatattaaaaatacaaaaAGAAAAAGGAGAATGGTAACTAccgatcaaaatattcattgatgACAAACCCAAAGAGCTCacaaaaggagagagagagagagagagagagagatagagagagagagagagtaagagTGAGTAgatttcggttcaaaccgaaaaatcgaacataatcgattcaattcggttcaatcggtttggttttaaaatttaattggttcggttcgattttattttaaaaatttttttgttatttcggttcagttcagttttaaagagaaaaaatcgattaaaccaaacaaaatagtaatttatatattcaaattgaataaaatcaaatcgaattgatttttgaattgatttaatttcagggagaatttatgaattatatttaattatatatatataaattatttaatttcattgattaatatttattaggttcaaaccaaagttaaaattagaccaaataacttaaaaatcaagtctaaattaaaaaatcaatcaaaaatcaaaatcgatCGGTTTGAATGAAACCAAACAGAAATAGaatggttcgattcgatttttcatctattttgatttgattcaattttgaaaataagtaattcaattttcataatttaattcggttcggtttaaaccgaatactcacccctaagagagagagagagagagagagagagagagagagagagagagagagttcagAGAGAGTAGTTAAGTTGGGTTAAAATAATAGTTCAAAAACACTTATTGTTACTTTTGTGAGTGATTTTAATTAAATGGTGCTAAAATTATCTCTGAAAAattgtaagttttttttttctttattatttaatgGAGGCCCAATAAACAATACTATATATGAGAGATttctttttgtaacaccctaaatttttaaatttattattttatgagtaatattaatattttattttatttaaattttaggaaattatttgaaatttttcggatttttgaAAATGGGTTTGATTtcccaaaaatataaaactttgatgatttttaaaaattaatttaaagaccacgtggcaaaactaaaaatatatttggactctacgaatttttctgggttttctagaatttttttcgaaatttttgggcatcGTTTTCGGTCcctaggcagagtaaaaattcaaaattttgtatcttgaattggatcgatcgaatcgaaccggaccggatcggaccgatcgaatcggactagttcttttctttttcttcttctttctcccttGCGCGCCCAACGTCCCTCCTTcccctcccgttttctctctcctccctcctcctcaGGCCGCGCCGCTGCCACCCAGCTTTCCCCACCTCGCCGCATCGCCCCAGCTCCTCCCCACGGCAGGCCGACCCTCCAAGAGGCCGGAAAACGCGCGCAAAGACCCATCTGCTCGCACGCGCCGTTTCAACTTCCAAGTCGAAAGCCGGCTGATCTGGCCACCGAttaggccgggtcttgtgtcaaacaccatctacacctcgagagcttttcatagacaccaagaacaccaaaatccatcaagcggtttgcccaatttttttccaggaagttttagcccatttcgatttttgggctagatttctcacaaaccgtgaaccccatgaaaaaatcgagagtaccagagcgctccactcgtcgagagcttcgcggcaatataaatttcaaaatttttcgacaccatttttcaATGAGTCCCACAAAATTtcatagtattttttcgagcattaaatgagcttataaaattttgtaaaaattatatactaacccccgtattgtgggcttcgtctAGGTACCTTTAATTCGTTGAAATTCGACGATTGCCCAGGTCTATGAaatttcggccagacagaccgactaccgaaaaagtcttggaattggatcgaggttttagctaccccaccattgtcagacatcccgagcgcgtttccAAGATCGGAATAGgaataggtaaactcgaactttgctttttcttaattttctagtgcttgaatgggattaaaaatccataaaatatttgtggtagctcagaaaattatgattctttttgcattagcttagtaatattgctaagaactgcggggtaaagttttagaatttttagaactcatttggatagtttttgcaagacAGTTAAACtatgaggactaaactgtaagTTTACAtgatgtgattgatgactgtttggatgggcccaggaggggctgtgtgatgtgattgagatgtggatatagaagtgtgttttaagcctttttgcaggttgggtaggtcctagatataggggagactctgccggattttcggcacgacttaggacatatttggtcttttcttagtttgtattgagtcaattgtattaaataattataataaaattgtcaggtgagccgggacagccttcctcctccgcccagccgctatAGTGACTTCTGTTgagtctatgagtaaaatattaattttaattgtaatttcggtattattatatatttaagcatgcccatgcatcatttataaatatgtatctatatagttaaacactaggcacgttttatgttgcattcataattattaaagtgccatggatgttgttgtggtaatttggagcagtgtgcgtgagttggcgtgcgtgtagtgtggtgttggctatggacaggacgggtagacaaggcttgagatcttcactgggacccagtccttcgaggtagacacggcttgagttcttctctgggaccccgatttagtttattaagtggaagtccgagcttgagttcttcgctggcacaatttggattaagagagctgtataagggatcaactcccatatatgtattgtttgacattatcaggtgtgtgagtgctccaaattacctttttgctgttatgatgtgaaaatattgccgatgttgcatttcactctacagggtgcattagctttagatagttatagagattatggttaaaattgatattttactctctgagtcgaacgctcactcctgttcattatttttcctggctacaggaggattattattgtggttaacctgcttttcttcttcgcaggtcatttatttatgtttgtgtaattttgttaactcctagaattttcgcatgtattagaaatatttatttgatttgggtctgtaatataatttaccatgttggacctgtaaacttattatatgcatgtatgttggactggatgagggagctgagctcccatttattttttatgacatttgagtatgtggagggtgagctgagctccccaattgattatatattgtgtttataggtcaggtgagtcaaaaactccccgttgaaaggtctattttatggccggactctgtccagttgaattcttgaaattgggcccaaatgggccttagagttgggtcgaggaatagttaggcttactacgggcctcaggggctttaggctggcccaggtcctagtgccagtccggcccataggttgagtcgtgacaaatgtggtatcagagcctaggctctagattcatagggaaaaatttgtttaaagtgttggaaagagtctaataggagtcacatgaggAAAAtaaggtccacattcgtcttgcattgtcttcTTTGCTTCttgtttctgctttatataattgtgtgtaaatatgagtctatagagctgtgtaatatgcagttttgaaattttgtgggctaatgctgctgaatttcaggaaaatgcgtagaaggtgagagccgccatcgcactgtaaACCAGATATGCCTGACGagatgtcggcacaggatgaggcgcctaccccgaggaggtggggtaggaggcctagagttgctcaagtagaagagcagctgccactagtttaggatcagtcttttatggcacagggtcccatggacctaaCGGCaactactctagctggtttgcagagaaccatcgatatgatagcACAGTATATGATAcaccctccccaacagcagcagtccaccgcaccaaggggggaaccttacaaatagataattaatttcaagaagttggtgcctggtacttatgatgtgtcagatgatgcttatcgatttttggattcctgcaaacaggcagggatggagttgcagttgactgataggaggctcatagagtgtgtgcagcatgttatggggcctatgcctagacaatggatgaatgactacatattacctcggatggaaggtttgtcatggacccagtttgtggaactatttatcaaccggtttgtaccaaaaagtttcagagatcaaaagcagtgggcctttgaggccttaagacagaatggcaggtttgtagatgaatatgctacagaatttctggaattaagcagatatgcccctacagcagtggctactgaaagtatgaaggtgaaaaggttcctaaaggggctggacaggaggtatgcaaacctggccatgatgtttgatcagtcttttgatgtggtaattGATCGAGCccaacagattgagattagctacaccggagatgacagtggaagagcaaaaaaaaaaatagagcagagggttctttagGTGTTCCCCATATGGGTGCTCCGGATAGCGGAGGCCAGAGTATttatagaggaagaagtagggacaagaggagtggttttagacacaaatctcgaggattcagacccgAGTACGGATCCAACAGTGGTCgggatacagcagttctgggtctggtgcaggatcctccttggcaccttgtgcacagtatggaagaggacattcaggaccttgtatgatgggttcaggagtatgtttcaggtgtggccagccaggtcactttgctagggaatgccccgtgttcagcgagccactgatggggtcacaaggttctgttgcaaatgttcctcatcagttgtatcctagtgcttccagcatggcaggcagacAGTTCAGTGGCCAATAGGGCCGAGGACAAGAGGGACgtagatttggaggcagatcaggaggtagaagtcagtattagGGTTTTGCCAcctagggtaggggtcaagctcgagttttcaccctgacccaccaggatgctcaggcttccaatacaGTCGCGGTAGGTTTTCTTCTAGtctattcctatgaggctcgtgttttaatagatccgggtgctatgcactcatttgtcttcctagtgtttgccatgagattgggtagaaaccttacaattttagaatgtcctttgtctgtagctacctcacttagtgacaacatagatgtatacATGATTTTTTCGGGTAGCCTAGTAGTAATGGATGGAAAGATCGACTTGGTTCCTctgccagtaatggatttcgatgtaattctgagaatggattggttggcaactcattatgctactttagactgcaggaacaaaaatgtgtatttccacatacctggtgtggaagagtttagctttgatggtaacaggagcgtggctccatataatttagtgtccgcaattagtgctagaaaaatgttgaggcgtggatgtcaagagtATTTggtattggtgagagatacatctatagaaggtgtcaatatgaaaaatattcttgttgttagagaattcatggatgtctttcctaaggagcttctagggttgctactaggaagggaaatagagttttgcattgatgttctgccaggtacaaaccccatattaatgtcgccttacaggatggcacca
This is a stretch of genomic DNA from Hevea brasiliensis isolate MT/VB/25A 57/8 chromosome 12, ASM3005281v1, whole genome shotgun sequence. It encodes these proteins:
- the LOC110649919 gene encoding bidirectional sugar transporter SWEET1, with translation MDVLHFLFGVFGNATALFLFLAPTITFRRIIRSKYTEQFSGIPYVMTMLNCLLSAWYGLPFVSKNNLLVSTINGTGAAIEAVYVLIFIIYAPRKEKGKILGLLTLVLSIFAIVAFVSLFALHGNTRKLFCGLAATIFSIIMYGSPLSIMRLVIKTKSVEFMPFFLSLFVFLCGTSWFIYGLLGHDPFIAVPNGFGCGLGAIQLILYFIYRNNKGAEPAKKPTSQSVEMGSGKPQQEKQMVANGSLDEQV